Proteins found in one Phoenicibacter congonensis genomic segment:
- the dapB gene encoding 4-hydroxy-tetrahydrodipicolinate reductase: MRIILTGALGRMGQKVIEAINQNDDLQLVLAVDINKSENTEFSQCPLASSLEDKQAQNIEADCLIDFSFHTSAPEIAQFITKTKIPAVIATTGHTEEETKVIEAAAQFAPVFFAGNMSVGVGLTSKLACEVATMFPDADCEIVESHHNKKVDSPSGTALMIARAIQHARGGGEIVCGRSGMEPREPGQIGVSAMRLGNIVGEHTIIFDTGTQAIEIKHTSHDRALFADGAIDAARFLQGKENKLWKMEDLLCK; this comes from the coding sequence GTGCGAATTATTCTCACTGGTGCCCTTGGACGCATGGGGCAAAAGGTCATCGAAGCTATTAATCAAAACGATGATTTACAACTTGTCTTGGCAGTGGACATTAACAAGAGTGAAAACACAGAATTCTCACAGTGTCCTCTGGCATCTTCTCTAGAGGATAAGCAGGCTCAAAACATCGAGGCGGACTGCCTGATTGACTTTTCATTCCACACAAGCGCTCCCGAGATAGCACAATTTATTACGAAAACAAAAATTCCTGCGGTCATAGCGACAACGGGGCACACAGAGGAAGAGACAAAAGTTATCGAAGCAGCGGCGCAATTCGCTCCTGTCTTTTTCGCTGGAAACATGAGTGTGGGTGTGGGTCTAACTTCGAAGTTGGCATGCGAGGTCGCCACAATGTTTCCTGACGCCGACTGCGAAATTGTCGAATCTCACCACAACAAAAAAGTGGACTCACCATCTGGCACAGCACTTATGATTGCTCGCGCAATTCAACATGCGCGAGGCGGCGGTGAAATTGTTTGCGGCAGAAGCGGTATGGAGCCAAGAGAGCCTGGACAAATTGGAGTCAGCGCAATGCGACTCGGGAATATTGTCGGCGAACACACAATTATTTTTGATACAGGCACCCAAGCTATCGAAATTAAACACACATCGCATGACCGTGCACTTTTTGCCGACGGAGCAATTGACGCAGCACGCTTTCTCCAGGGAAAAGAAAACAAACTTTGGAAAATGGAGGATTTGCTTTGCAAATAA
- the dapA gene encoding 4-hydroxy-tetrahydrodipicolinate synthase, translated as MTEPIFQGVATALITPFKDGKVDYDAFGKFVDWQIESGVDALVVCGTTGEGSTLTDEEHRECIKFVVEHTDGRVPVIAGTGSNDTAYAIDLSKAACEMGADALLVVTPYYNKATQAGLVETFTKIAEVSTKPIILYNVPSRTGVNIAPSTYEALMSNDKIAGIKEANGDVVSVIDTLHRIGDNMSLYSGNDDQITAIMSLGGKGVISVLSNVIPKETSEIAHAALNGDFKKSAELQIKYFDLIKALFSEVNPIPVKAACAHLGWCENSLRLPLTPMSKEKEEVLVSVMKQHGVI; from the coding sequence ATGACAGAACCAATTTTTCAAGGAGTAGCAACTGCACTCATTACGCCTTTCAAAGACGGGAAAGTCGATTATGATGCATTTGGCAAATTCGTTGACTGGCAAATTGAAAGTGGCGTCGATGCACTAGTAGTGTGCGGAACAACAGGCGAAGGCTCAACGCTCACCGACGAAGAACATCGTGAATGCATTAAATTCGTCGTCGAACACACTGATGGTCGTGTGCCAGTTATAGCGGGCACAGGTTCAAACGACACAGCCTATGCAATCGACCTCTCTAAAGCTGCTTGTGAAATGGGTGCTGACGCTCTCCTCGTTGTAACTCCTTATTACAATAAGGCAACTCAAGCTGGCCTCGTGGAGACTTTCACAAAAATTGCCGAGGTCAGCACGAAACCAATCATCCTCTATAACGTCCCCTCCCGCACAGGAGTTAACATCGCACCTTCAACCTATGAGGCGCTGATGAGCAATGACAAAATAGCAGGCATCAAAGAGGCAAACGGCGATGTTGTGAGCGTTATTGACACGCTTCATCGCATTGGCGACAACATGTCTCTATACAGCGGAAACGACGATCAGATTACTGCAATCATGTCACTTGGAGGCAAGGGCGTTATTTCCGTTCTTTCCAATGTGATTCCAAAAGAAACTTCCGAAATTGCTCATGCCGCGCTCAACGGAGACTTTAAAAAATCAGCTGAACTTCAAATCAAGTATTTTGACCTCATCAAGGCGCTTTTCAGCGAAGTAAATCCAATTCCAGTGAAAGCCGCATGTGCTCATCTGGGTTGGTGCGAGAACTCTTTGAGGCTTCCGCTGACGCCAATGAGCAAAGAAAAAGAAGAAGTGTTGGTGTCGGTCATGAAACAACACGGGGTGATTTAA
- a CDS encoding pyridoxamine 5'-phosphate oxidase family protein yields MRRSNREVTSIEDIKEIINECKVMRLAVQDAEGIYIVPLNFGYEFEDGVWTFYYHSANEGRKIDALTKNPTVAFELDCEGELMESEKACAYSYRFASVMGNGTVSFLEGKEKAHGLAILMNHQTGKHFQFSENETQNVSVFTVKSTSLTAKAHRPEQ; encoded by the coding sequence ATGAGAAGAAGCAACCGAGAAGTGACTTCAATTGAGGACATCAAAGAAATAATTAACGAGTGTAAGGTGATGCGCCTAGCGGTTCAAGACGCGGAAGGAATTTACATCGTGCCATTGAATTTCGGATATGAGTTTGAAGATGGAGTTTGGACTTTTTATTATCACAGTGCAAACGAAGGGCGAAAAATTGACGCACTCACTAAAAACCCAACAGTTGCGTTTGAGCTTGACTGCGAGGGCGAATTGATGGAATCGGAAAAAGCATGTGCCTATTCATATCGGTTTGCATCTGTGATGGGAAATGGAACAGTTTCGTTTCTTGAAGGAAAAGAAAAGGCTCACGGCCTGGCAATTCTCATGAATCATCAGACGGGAAAGCACTTCCAATTCTCAGAAAACGAAACGCAAAATGTTTCTGTTTTTACTGTCAAATCGACGTCATTAACAGCAAAAGCACATCGCCCCGAGCAATAA
- the rpsF gene encoding 30S ribosomal protein S6, translated as MKAYELLYFVSPTLEEEAREAVSKRIAGVIEEENGTVDNIDNWGKRKLAYEIGELTEADYTLVNFHANEDQIAELDRVLRISDNVVRHMITSCPEAK; from the coding sequence ATGAAGGCATATGAATTGCTGTATTTTGTTTCTCCTACACTCGAAGAGGAAGCTCGCGAAGCAGTTTCAAAACGTATCGCAGGAGTTATTGAAGAGGAAAACGGAACTGTTGACAACATTGATAACTGGGGCAAACGCAAGTTGGCCTATGAAATTGGTGAGTTGACCGAAGCAGATTACACTCTCGTTAACTTTCATGCAAACGAAGACCAGATCGCAGAGCTCGACCGCGTGTTGAGAATTAGCGACAACGTTGTTCGTCACATGATTACATCATGCCCTGAAGCTAAATAA
- a CDS encoding single-stranded DNA-binding protein: MSINKVVISGNLTRDAEVRYTSGGTAVSTIGVAVNDRVKNASTGEYEDYANYINCVLFGKRAEGLSPFLKKGTKVAIEGKLRYSAWETEGQKRNKIEVIVDEIDLFSSRQGGGVTPSSSPDKGAYSAPVTPVVNEDSSVYDEDVPF, translated from the coding sequence ATGAGCATCAATAAAGTTGTAATTTCAGGAAATTTAACTCGAGACGCTGAGGTCAGATACACTTCAGGAGGCACGGCAGTTTCGACTATCGGTGTTGCTGTGAACGATCGAGTTAAGAATGCATCTACTGGTGAGTATGAAGATTATGCCAACTACATTAATTGTGTTTTGTTTGGCAAAAGAGCAGAAGGCTTAAGCCCATTTTTAAAGAAGGGTACTAAAGTTGCAATCGAAGGCAAACTTCGTTATTCCGCGTGGGAAACTGAAGGGCAAAAAAGAAACAAAATCGAAGTTATCGTCGATGAAATTGACCTATTCAGTTCTCGCCAAGGTGGAGGGGTAACTCCTTCTAGTTCTCCAGACAAAGGCGCATATTCTGCACCTGTCACACCAGTTGTGAATGAAGATAGTTCTGTTTATGACGAGGATGTTCCTTTTTAG
- the rpsR gene encoding 30S ribosomal protein S18 — protein MADYKRQVRPKKCQCCKEGIEHVDYKNVDMLKKYTSERGKIKPRRVTGACTKHQREIAAAIKRARVMALLPYSEVTVAGRGGRRKR, from the coding sequence ATGGCCGATTATAAAAGACAAGTGCGCCCTAAGAAGTGCCAATGCTGCAAAGAGGGCATTGAACATGTCGACTACAAAAATGTAGACATGCTCAAAAAATACACATCAGAGCGCGGCAAAATTAAACCACGTCGTGTAACTGGTGCTTGCACAAAACATCAGAGAGAGATTGCTGCAGCTATTAAACGTGCTCGCGTTATGGCTTTGTTGCCATACAGCGAGGTTACCGTTGCTGGTCGTGGCGGTCGTCGTAAGAGATAG
- the rplI gene encoding 50S ribosomal protein L9: MQVILLKELQGRGGEGDVINVARGFANNYLLRQGIAVKATKGNLKQLEQRRANIEKRENDRVAQANELAEKLNNMRVHVEAQVGEEGILFGSVTAAMIASAIKDEYEIEVDRRRIELKKPIKTVGEFKVGVNIYRSINGTVTVVVGDDVEEAKAETEAAAEVVEAEEVVVEVESTENVEG, translated from the coding sequence ATGCAAGTTATTTTGCTTAAAGAGTTGCAGGGTCGTGGCGGCGAAGGCGACGTTATTAATGTTGCTCGTGGTTTTGCTAACAACTACCTGCTCCGTCAAGGCATTGCTGTAAAGGCTACTAAGGGAAACCTTAAGCAGCTCGAGCAGCGCCGTGCGAACATTGAAAAGCGTGAGAACGATCGCGTAGCTCAGGCCAATGAGTTGGCTGAGAAGCTCAACAACATGCGAGTTCATGTTGAGGCTCAGGTCGGTGAAGAGGGAATTCTTTTTGGTTCTGTTACTGCTGCCATGATTGCTTCTGCTATCAAAGATGAGTATGAAATTGAAGTTGACAGACGCAGAATTGAACTCAAGAAGCCTATTAAGACCGTTGGTGAGTTCAAGGTTGGCGTAAATATCTATCGTTCAATTAACGGAACTGTTACCGTTGTTGTTGGAGATGATGTAGAAGAGGCTAAGGCAGAAACTGAAGCAGCTGCAGAAGTTGTAGAGGCTGAAGAGGTGGTTGTCGAGGTTGAATCCACAGAAAATGTTGAGGGCTAG
- the dnaB gene encoding replicative DNA helicase codes for MPSAVNGAPLGVSFSDLPSRELPSNFEAEKSVLSACLVKPEIADDVCVILEASNFKHTLNRNIFEAIFEIVKDGGKPDLITVTDKLQATGRLSQAGDATYLADLVKNSFAIVNWRHHAEIVKRVAIQRDLITAAAEINAIAYDGPDSISEVVGQAESALFKVTEKRVSNSFRSMEELCVSTKEDLEKLAKHKGEILGVPSGFRDIDKLFCGFRPGDVIVLAARPGVGKTSFALNMAVKSAKLGTSVAFFSLEMSAEQLTQRILSSEAGVELSKIRSGMLSAADWSQINPTLQELGHLDMLIDDTPGLSILEARAKVRRQFRHIIGTDKKGLVIVDYLQLMTPPVARRDGNRSVEVGEITRGLKVLAKDLGVPILALSQLNRSVETRGTKSKRPMLSDLRESGTIEQDADIVLFIDRSMNEEEAESSERPDMGEAVIQVAKHRNGPQKDIWLSFNGEFTRFGDLDQDASHNYEN; via the coding sequence TTGCCTTCCGCTGTTAACGGCGCACCTTTGGGAGTTTCCTTCTCGGATTTGCCGAGCAGGGAGCTCCCTAGTAATTTTGAAGCGGAAAAATCGGTGCTTTCCGCTTGTCTTGTCAAGCCTGAAATTGCAGATGATGTCTGTGTAATTTTAGAGGCTAGCAACTTCAAACATACTCTCAATAGAAACATTTTCGAGGCTATTTTTGAAATTGTTAAAGATGGCGGGAAACCAGATTTAATCACAGTAACTGACAAACTCCAAGCTACGGGACGACTTTCCCAGGCAGGAGATGCGACCTACCTTGCCGATTTGGTTAAAAATAGTTTTGCGATTGTCAACTGGCGACATCATGCAGAGATCGTCAAGCGAGTGGCAATTCAGCGCGATTTGATTACCGCTGCTGCTGAAATTAATGCAATTGCCTACGATGGTCCCGATTCAATTTCGGAGGTTGTTGGTCAGGCAGAATCGGCATTATTCAAGGTGACTGAAAAACGTGTTTCTAATTCCTTTAGAAGTATGGAGGAATTGTGTGTGAGCACAAAGGAGGATCTTGAAAAGCTGGCGAAGCACAAGGGTGAAATTCTTGGTGTTCCTTCTGGCTTTCGAGACATTGACAAGCTTTTCTGCGGTTTTAGGCCAGGGGACGTGATTGTTCTTGCGGCGCGTCCTGGTGTTGGAAAAACTTCTTTTGCTCTTAACATGGCTGTTAAGTCGGCAAAGCTGGGCACTTCTGTCGCTTTTTTCTCTTTGGAAATGTCAGCAGAGCAGCTCACTCAGAGAATCCTTTCTTCCGAGGCGGGAGTTGAGCTGTCAAAAATTAGAAGCGGAATGTTGAGCGCTGCCGATTGGTCGCAGATTAATCCAACTTTGCAAGAACTTGGGCATCTTGACATGCTTATTGATGACACACCGGGCTTGTCAATTCTGGAAGCTCGAGCAAAAGTTAGAAGGCAGTTTAGACACATAATTGGCACTGATAAAAAGGGTCTCGTAATTGTTGACTATTTACAATTAATGACGCCGCCAGTCGCAAGACGTGATGGCAACAGGTCTGTAGAAGTTGGTGAAATTACGAGAGGGTTGAAGGTTTTGGCTAAAGACCTTGGCGTTCCAATTCTTGCCCTATCTCAGTTAAATCGTTCAGTGGAGACTCGTGGCACTAAATCGAAGCGTCCAATGCTTTCTGACCTCCGTGAATCTGGCACTATTGAGCAGGACGCTGACATCGTGCTTTTTATCGACCGCTCTATGAACGAGGAAGAGGCCGAATCCTCAGAGCGTCCCGACATGGGAGAAGCAGTCATTCAAGTTGCTAAGCACAGAAACGGCCCTCAAAAAGACATTTGGCTTTCTTTCAATGGCGAGTTCACTCGTTTTGGCGATCTCGATCAAGACGCAAGTCACAATTACGAAAACTAA
- a CDS encoding transposase — translation MNSRIRELSSLFSYHVTLRVHGSGMLFRDTEDFNKFLRSLQKAANSYNMKIVAYVLMGNHIHLILQGNLKLMSRVFQSMGASFAKWYNKKYGKKGAVYDQRFLQFRSIVKSSLLRL, via the coding sequence GTGAATTCCAGAATCAGAGAGCTCTCATCGCTTTTTTCTTACCATGTAACTTTGCGAGTTCATGGAAGTGGGATGTTATTTCGAGACACCGAAGATTTTAATAAGTTTCTGCGCTCGCTTCAAAAGGCAGCAAATTCCTACAACATGAAGATAGTCGCATATGTTCTCATGGGGAATCACATTCACCTTATATTGCAGGGAAATTTAAAGCTTATGAGCAGAGTTTTTCAGTCGATGGGCGCGTCTTTTGCCAAATGGTACAACAAGAAATATGGTAAAAAAGGTGCAGTTTATGACCAGCGGTTTCTTCAGTTCCGATCAATAGTAAAGAGCAGTTTATTGAGACTTTGA
- the rplM gene encoding 50S ribosomal protein L13 → MKTYSAKPGEVERKWVLVDAEGQTLGRLAVTVANILRGKNKPEYTPHVDTGDFVIVVNAEKVQVSGKKAEDKVYGHHTGHPGGLKQETFKVAIEKHPERVIESAVKGMMPKTTLGRKQGMKLKVYAGPEHPHAAQNPTKIELEG, encoded by the coding sequence ATGAAAACTTATAGTGCAAAGCCTGGTGAGGTTGAGCGTAAGTGGGTGTTGGTCGACGCTGAAGGACAGACTCTTGGTCGTCTTGCGGTTACTGTTGCAAACATTCTCAGAGGCAAAAACAAGCCAGAATACACTCCACATGTTGACACAGGCGATTTTGTCATTGTCGTTAATGCTGAGAAGGTCCAGGTCTCAGGCAAAAAGGCAGAAGACAAAGTTTATGGCCATCACACAGGGCATCCTGGTGGTTTGAAGCAAGAGACTTTCAAGGTCGCTATTGAGAAACATCCAGAGAGAGTAATTGAGAGCGCCGTGAAAGGTATGATGCCAAAGACTACTCTTGGCAGAAAGCAGGGTATGAAGCTGAAAGTCTATGCTGGCCCTGAGCATCCACATGCTGCACAAAATCCAACTAAGATTGAACTGGAAGGATAG
- the rpsI gene encoding 30S ribosomal protein S9: MAKNITEAKYYGTGRRKNAIARVTLVPGTGKVTCNGRDGAQYFAEQSLLDFAVAPFATTGTEGHFDVIARLNGGGVSGQSGALRLGIARALLEAGDYRADLKKAGFLTRDPRVVERKKYGLKKARKRPQFSKR, translated from the coding sequence ATGGCAAAGAATATCACAGAGGCCAAGTACTACGGCACAGGCAGAAGAAAAAACGCTATCGCTCGTGTTACTTTGGTGCCAGGCACTGGTAAAGTAACTTGCAATGGCCGCGATGGAGCGCAGTATTTTGCAGAGCAATCTCTGCTTGATTTTGCTGTAGCACCTTTTGCAACTACAGGCACTGAAGGACACTTTGACGTAATTGCCAGATTGAATGGTGGCGGAGTTAGCGGACAAAGTGGCGCGTTAAGACTCGGAATTGCAAGAGCACTTCTCGAGGCTGGTGACTACAGAGCTGATCTTAAGAAAGCAGGATTCCTTACAAGAGATCCCCGCGTGGTTGAGAGAAAGAAATACGGTCTGAAGAAAGCTCGCAAGCGTCCACAGTTCTCAAAACGTTAG